The Thermotoga sp. Ku-13t DNA segment TTTTCGTCGTTAAGTCGATGGCGCTTATCTTGACCTTGCCGACGAGTTTTTCCTCCTCCACGAGCTGGATCGCTGGATGCGCACCGAGTGGTCCGAGGGTGAAGATGGCGTCCGTGTCTGGATACTTGGTGAGATAGCTTTTCAACAGAGTCAACGCTTTGGTTGGATCTGTGGTGATGTCCAGCTTTTCAACCGGTATCTTTTTCTCTTTGAGTACGTCCATGATACCCTTCGCCCTTGCCTCAAGTCCCACGTGACCCGGTTCGTGGATCGCTATCACGGCGCGTTTCGGAGTGAATTCCTGCAGCATTCTTCTGGCCGCGTAAACTCCGGCGAGGTATTCATCCATGCCAACGTAGCACAGATAGGGTATTTTCTGATCGATGGGTCTGTCATCGGGAACGTTGATCGCCACGACGGGTATACCCATCTCGATCGCACGTCTGAGTGGTTCATCCAGGGCCACCGGGTTGGTTATCGTTACTGCGAGTCCGTCAGGTTTCTTGGCAATTGCTGCGTTCACCAGATCGATGAACTCTTTGAGCGAGAATTTCTCAGGTCCGAGATACACGGCCTCAACTCCGAACTTCTCTGCCGCGTCCTTGACACCTTTCATGACCACGCCCCAGAATGGATCCGCAGGACCTCCGTGGGACACCACGTAGAACGTGTAGCTGAAAGCTGCGGCCGCAAGCAGAGCCACCAGCACTACAAGCAACCTTCTCACACGTATCCCCCCTCAAAACGGACGCGCAGGGCGCCCGAATCTCGATCACCACATGTTACCGATGCTGTATATACTCCTCCAGCCAGGCGTCAAGGGTTCTTTGAGCACAGATTCGAGTTCTTCTTTTGGTCTCTGCGATAGCTCGTGCGCTGGAGGCAGTTTACCAGCCGGGAATCTTTCCATTATGTCATTGACGAGTTTCTCGAGATAATCCAGCAACGCTTCAACCCCTTCTTTGGCTTTCTCCGCGCTCGCGGCTGTGGCTCTCCCAACGACACCTTCCGGATAAGCGACGACCTCTATGGGTCCTCCACCGACGTGGCCGTACCAGGCGATCGGTCTGTGAAGCAGGTTCCCTGCTTTGTCGATGTGGCCCTCAGGTAGATAACCGCGTGGCTGGGTATCCACCGCCCATTCCTGGTGGCAGAACTCTGGGAAGAGTGCCAGACTCCAGGAAGTTTCCACTTCATCGGCGTGTATGAATCTCGTTTCGTACGGCCCACCTTCCTCTTTGGTCTTGAACTTATCCTGGATTGCGTGGTACCAGTTCACGTTCACGATTATCGCAGGAACTTGGAATATCTTCGCGAACTTGTGTATCGCCACGGGTATGACGAACTCCTGACCGTGACCGTTCAGAAGGATTTGTTTTCTGAAACCTGTGTTCCAGAACCCTGCGATAACGCTCACCAGATAATCGATAAACGCCTCATCCTTGACAGGTACTGTTCCGGGCATACCGATGTGATGGTACGGATGAAATCCGTACCAGATGGGTTCTGCAACCGTGCACCCTGTTTTGAGCGCAACCTGTTCTGCCATGCGCGTTACGAGGAACGTATCTTCACCCGTGGGCGCATTGGGACCGTGGTTCTCTGTGCTCCCAACCGGAATGATTATGAGATCGCACTTTTTCAATCTCTCCTGTATTTGCTTCATCGTCATGGTCTGGAAATAAACACCGGTTGGTCTTTCCATATGACCCCCTTCGGGAGGTATCTGCCACTTGGACATCGTCATCCCTCCATTCGTACGTGAGCGTTTCCGCTCTCAACAGCCTTGTAACAAGCGTCTATGATTCGAATCACCGCGACACCATCGGAGACCGCGACGGGTGGTGCCTTTTTCTCCTTAACGCAGTCGATGAACAATCTGTTTTCTTCCACATAGCCCCACTTCTCTTTGAAATCGACCTTCATGAAATCGTGACTCTCAACTTCCTTACCCAGTCCTTTACAGAAGTGAACCTTCTCCATCTCTTCGTTCATGAGCATGTTGTGTTCCCCGTACACTTCAACTCTTTCGAACGGGATCATCCAGCTCGCGTGGGCGCAGGAAGTGAAGGTTCCAATCAGACCATTTTTGAGTCGCATCGCTATGGCCCAGTCGTCTATGTCCGGATAGACGCTCTTCTTACCGAGCACATACATCTCTTCGATTTCTCCAAGAAGCCATCTGACCATGTCGAACAGATGTATCGTGCTCTCAAACAGAAAACCTCCGGTGTAGTTACGATCACTCGTCCACGGTGGATTCAACAGCTCTCCCCGGTTCATCTTTATCTGGAATGACAACGGCTTGACCTGTCCTTCTTCGATCTTCTGCTTCATGAACTTGTACACGTAGGCGAACCTTCTGTTGTGGCCAACCTGGAAAACGACGCCCTTTTCCTTGACCTTCTTCTCAAGCTCCAGCGCGTCTTTCAGAGAAACTGTCATGGGCTTTTCGCAGAAAACGTTGAACCCCAGCTCGAGAGCCTGCATCGCGTAGTCGAAATGGGTCCTGTTCGGCGAAGTGATGTAAACGGCATCGACACCAGCTTCGCGCATCTGTTTCAGATCGTCATAAACTTTCGCGTTGAACCTTTCCGCAACTGCCTTGGCCCTGCCCTTTTCCACATCCATCACACCGGCGATTTGAACGTCTGGAAAGGTCGAGAGGATCTCGAGGTGAACCTGCCCAATGAAACCTGCTCCTACAACACCGATCTTCAACTTGTCCATGATTCCTCACTCCTCAAGGGTTGAGCATCGTTACCTTCACCAGTTCCTTGTCAGTCTGGAGCCTTTTTATGTATTCGGGCACTTCGTCAATGCTGATGGTTTTCGATATGATCTTCGTCATATCCATTCCACTGGCCATCAGACTGATCACCCTCGGGAAGTTGCCATGCCCAGAGTGACCCTGAGAACCAACGATCTGTGCACGTCTCACCTGGAAGACTTCACCTGTGAGCGGTATCTTCGCATCCGCGCGTGCGACGATGACCACCGTCGCGTTGATTCCCCTCGCCCTCCAGATGACCTCCTC contains these protein-coding regions:
- a CDS encoding sugar ABC transporter substrate-binding protein, with translation MRRLLVVLVALLAAAAFSYTFYVVSHGGPADPFWGVVMKGVKDAAEKFGVEAVYLGPEKFSLKEFIDLVNAAIAKKPDGLAVTITNPVALDEPLRRAIEMGIPVVAINVPDDRPIDQKIPYLCYVGMDEYLAGVYAARRMLQEFTPKRAVIAIHEPGHVGLEARAKGIMDVLKEKKIPVEKLDITTDPTKALTLLKSYLTKYPDTDAIFTLGPLGAHPAIQLVEEEKLVGKVKISAIDLTTKITDAIKKGVVVFTIDQQQYLQGYLPIVFLYLYKEYGLIPHENVLTGPSIVDKSNVDIVEKTVQLGYR
- the iolN gene encoding 3-dehydro-scyllo-inosose hydrolase, whose translation is MSKWQIPPEGGHMERPTGVYFQTMTMKQIQERLKKCDLIIIPVGSTENHGPNAPTGEDTFLVTRMAEQVALKTGCTVAEPIWYGFHPYHHIGMPGTVPVKDEAFIDYLVSVIAGFWNTGFRKQILLNGHGQEFVIPVAIHKFAKIFQVPAIIVNVNWYHAIQDKFKTKEEGGPYETRFIHADEVETSWSLALFPEFCHQEWAVDTQPRGYLPEGHIDKAGNLLHRPIAWYGHVGGGPIEVVAYPEGVVGRATAASAEKAKEGVEALLDYLEKLVNDIMERFPAGKLPPAHELSQRPKEELESVLKEPLTPGWRSIYSIGNMW
- a CDS encoding Gfo/Idh/MocA family oxidoreductase encodes the protein MDKLKIGVVGAGFIGQVHLEILSTFPDVQIAGVMDVEKGRAKAVAERFNAKVYDDLKQMREAGVDAVYITSPNRTHFDYAMQALELGFNVFCEKPMTVSLKDALELEKKVKEKGVVFQVGHNRRFAYVYKFMKQKIEEGQVKPLSFQIKMNRGELLNPPWTSDRNYTGGFLFESTIHLFDMVRWLLGEIEEMYVLGKKSVYPDIDDWAIAMRLKNGLIGTFTSCAHASWMIPFERVEVYGEHNMLMNEEMEKVHFCKGLGKEVESHDFMKVDFKEKWGYVEENRLFIDCVKEKKAPPVAVSDGVAVIRIIDACYKAVESGNAHVRMEG